From the Pseudomonas sp. VD-NE ins genome, the window GTTATAGATATCGTCGCGCGTCCACGGCAGTTCATGGCTGCCATCCGCATGCGCCTTCACCGCGAGGATCTGGTGCAGGTTGATCCAGCCGCGCGCAAACGCGTAAGCGCAGCCGGCCAGATACAGGCGCCAGATGCGCAGCGCCTGATCCGGCACCAGTTTGCCAGCCGCTTCAAGGTTGTCCTCCAGCCGCTCACTCCAGTGGTCCAGCGTGCGTGCGTAATGCAGGCGCAGACTTTCGACGTCGACAATCTCCAGACCCGCCTCGCTGATTTCCGCCGAGATCATCGCCAGGTGCGGTAATTCACCGTTGGGAAAAACATACTTCTCAATGAAATCCCCGGCACCGCGTCCCACCGGACGGCCATCGGTGTGCTTGGCGGTGATGCCGTGATTCATCACCAGACCGCCCTCCTTCACCGCACCGAACAGGGTTTTGCAATACTCGGCCAGATTGGCGTGACCAACGTGTTCGAACATGCCGACGCTGACCACCTTGTCGAAACGCCCGTCCTGCGGCAGATCGCGATAGTCGAGCAATTGTAGTTCGATCTGGTCTTCCAGGCCTTCGGCCTTGACCCGTTCGCGCGCCAGCTCCAGCTGCTCCTTGCTCAGGGTGATGCCGAAGACCTTGGCACCGAATTCCCGCGCGGCATAACGCGCCAATCCACCCCAGCCGCAACCGACATCCAGCAGATAGTCACCCGGCTGCAAACGCAGCTTGCGACACAGATGGCGGAATTTGGCTTGTTGCGCCTGCTCGAGGGATTCGCTGCCCGTTTCGAAGTACGCGCAGGAATAGGCCATGTCGCTGTCCAGCCAGAGCTGGTAGAACGCATTGGACAGGTCGTAGTGGTAGGAAATGGCTTTGGCGTCGGTTTCCTTGTCGTGCACCGAACGCACTGGCTGATTATCGTCATCTTCGCCGAGCAACGCGTTGCTCAATTCGTCGCAGACCCGAATGACTTCGCTGATCGAGCCCTCCAGTTCCAGCTTGCCTTCAACGAAGGCCGCTCCGAGCGCATCGAGGCTTGGATGGGTGAACTGGCTGACCATCTGCGGGTCCTTGACCACAATGGTGACGCTGGGTGCCGGCCCCAGATTGAACTCATGGCCATCCCAGAGTCGCAAGCGCAGCGGAAGCTGCAGATTCTGTAAGGCCGGTGGAAGTTGCGCGAGCATGGAAAATCCCCCCTTGTTTCAGACGTCAGATCTGAGGGTAGACCATCCCGGAAAAATAGCAGGCTATCGATTTGATTAGCCCTGGCTATCGTTGCAGGCGCTCCAGCAAACCGTCCTGTATCCACTGTTTCAACCAGGTAACAGCTTGAAGTGGTGCGCCCTCACCATAAGTGACTGCTAACTCGACGCACAGTTCGGAGAAACTCCAGCCATCTTTGAGCAAGCCGTTCAGAGCCGTGGCTTGCGCCGGATCAAGGCTGCGGTAACTGCAGATCAACTGGCTGCGCCAGATCAGACAGATTTGTGGGATTTCGAGCGCCATGCTGTCAGGGAATTCCGACTCTTCTTTCACTGCGCGCCACAATGAAAGGCTGTTGAAACGGCACTCCAGCCATTGCGAGGACGGCACCGCTCTGACCCGCAATTCGGGCCATTCCTCCGCGGCCAGGGCCGCCATCGCATCAATCGTCACTGGCTCAGCGGCAGGTGCATCGAAGGCCAATGTGAAGGCCCACTCAAGCGCAATCAACTCAGCCAGTGGCGCACTCTGCTCTGGCACCAAATGCTCGCGGACAAAGCCTTCAAAGCCTTTGCCCAACCAGCGAAGGCTGAAATGTGCTGACGGAGACTGTCGGATGTAAGCCATGGCGAGTCGGTCAAATTCATCGTCGCCCAGCCAGTTCAGGGTCGTCGGAAAGTCATTGCGCAAGACTTCCAGCAAACGCGCCTTGTAAGCATGCTGATAAATCGACAGTCCCGTGCCGACATCCAGTGTCGGGCCACCGGTCAGGCTCTCGCGCAACCTCGGACTCGCGCTGGGGTGTTCTTCGAGCAGAAACGCTTCAAACGCCAGTTGCCACTCTTTCAGGCGCATTGCTGCCTCCCGGCCAGAACCTTGTTGCCGAGCCGACGGGCCGTTTGCAGTTCATCGAGCAGTGCTTCAAAGGGCGGAAAATGGTCATCGCGTTCCAGCAACGTGGCCACCGGGCCGAAATGTTCGAGTGTGCGTTGATAGAGCGCCCAGACCGGATCACTCACCGGATGGTCGTGGGTGTCGATCACGTAATCGCCGTAATCGCTGTGCCCCGCCAGATGCAGTTGACGGACTTTATCGATGGGCAGGGTGCTGATGAAGGCCCACGGATCGAAACCATGGTTGCGTGAACTGACGTAGACATTGTTCACATCGAGCAATAATTCGCAGCCGCTCACACGGCTGAGCAAAGCGAGAAACTCCCACTCGGTGAAATCATCCGAGGCGCCGCGCACGTAACTGGAGACGTTCTCCAGCACCAACGGACGCTGCAGAATGTCCTGAACCTGCATCACGCGAGCAGCGATGTAATCCAGGCTTTCTTCGGTGTAAGGCAGCGGCAGCAGATCATGCAACTGATGGGCATTGCCACGGCTCCAGCACAAATGGTCAGAGATCCATGCCGGTTTGACCCGTTCGGCCAATTGCTTGAGTTGGTTGAGATAGTCAGGGTCGAGGGCATGCGGCCCGCCGATGGACAGGGATACGCCGTGCATCACCAGCGGGTAGCGTTCGGCAATGGCGTCGAGGTAATACAGGGCCTTGCCGCCCTGCACCATGAAATTTTCCGAAACCACTTCGAACCAGTCGACGTCCGGCGACTGCTCAAGGATCTGCTGGTAATAAGCGCTGCGTAAACCCAGGCCATAACCCAGAAAAGGAAGAGAAACAGACATGTGCGGACTCCTGATAAAAAGTGGCCGCAGTGGCGCAAACCACTGCGGCTACACTTGCCGGTCAGTTATTCGCCGACCTTGCCACCGGCTTTTTCGCACGCCGCCTGAGTCATCGCCTTGAAGCCCTGGCCTTTGCAGGAACCCATGCCTTTGCAGGCGTGGTCTTTGGTTTTGCAGTCGTTCTGGCCTTTGCAGCCGTTCACGCCGTAGCAGTGAACGTTGGCATCGGCGGCCATCGCGTTGGAGGCAACACCGGCGAACATTGTCGCGGCGGCCAAAGCGAGAGCGGCACCAGCAGCAGCGGTCTTGATGGTCATTTTTCTTATCCTCGGTAATCGTCAGGGGTGTCGGCTGGAAGGTTGTTCAGTCCCGACATAGCACTAGAGAGAGCGGCCCCGACGGCGTTACAGAGGATCGAAAAATAATTTCAAAGGTCTTTCCGGAGCTTGAGCAACGGCTCTTGAAAGCGCAGCAAGCGCCCGGCATTACCGAGCACCAGCAACGTGCTGAGGTTATGCAGCAGCGCGGCAATCATCGCCCCGGCGGCACCCAGCCAGCCGAATGCAGCGAACACGACGATGGCCAGCGTCCAGCTCAGGCCGATGATCACGTTGACCTGCAACGTCCTTCGGCACTGACGGCTGAGCCGCACACAAGTACCGAGTCGGCGCAGGTCGCTGCCGATCAAGACGATGTCGGCCGAGGCCAGCGCGATATCCGCACCACCGGCCCCCATCGCCACACCGACCACGCCCGCCTTCAGCGCGAGCGAATCATTGATGCCGTCACCGACCACCATCGGCCGGAAACCATTGTCGATTTCCTTGAGCACACGATTGAGTTTGTCTTCGGGCAGGGCCTGGGCTTCAACCTCATGCAAACCGACCTCTTTGGCCAGCGACTGAGCCACGCTTTGGCGGTCGCCGGTCAGCAGCAATTGCCGGCCGAGACCCAGCTCGCGCAATTCGTCGAGGGCGAAACGGGCTTCCGGTTTAACCGTATCGGCGAGCAACAACCAGGCGAGGAACTCACCGTTCAATGCCAACCCGGCGATAGGCCCATCGTGATCGGGAACCGTTGTCGTGGTGATGCCCAGTTGCGCGAACAACTCCGGGCGGCCCAGCGCGGCTTCGCCCTGTGCGGTCATGGCTACCACGCCGAGGCCTTGGCGCTCGTGGATATCACTCAGGGGTAATGACTCTTCCTGACTGACCAACCCGGCGAGCGCACGACTGACCGGATGGCTGCTCGCCGCGCCAAGGCTGGCAGCGAGCGCAATGATCAAGGATGACTCTGCGCGCGGGTTATTGATCGACCGCAGGCGCAGGGTGCCGAAAGTCAGGGTGCCGGTCTTGTCGACCACCAGCGAGGTCAAATCGGCCAGCTCCTCAAGGAACGCCGAGCTGCGGATCAGAATGCCGTGGCGTGCGGCCACTGCCACACCGGCAATCGCCGTGGCCGGAGCCGACAGCACCAAGGCACACGGACAGGCGGCAACCAATACCGCGAGCATCGCTTGCGCATCGTGAGTGATAAACCAGGTCACCGCCGCCAACAGCAACACCAGCACCATGTAGCTGCCGGCATAGCGTTCGAGCAATCGCGTGATCGGTGGCTTCGAGCGCTCGGCGTTCTGCATCAACGCGATGACCTTGCCCAGCGTCGACTCGCCACCGGTGCGCGTCACCTCAATACGCAGCAGGCCGTCGAGGTTGATCGCCCCGCCGAACACCGACATGCCGACGCCCGCCTCGACCGGCACCGATTCACCAGTAATCGAAGCGGTGTCGAGACTGGCTTGGCCGGATAGCACTCGACCATCGGCGGGAATACGATCACCGGCGCGCACTTCAACGGTGTCGCCTGCTTTCAGCGTGCCGTTGTCCACTTCGATGATCGAGCCGTCAGCCTGAACCTTACGTGCATGGCTGCGCGTCAGTTGGCCAAGGGCATGGATCGCCTCCTGCGAACCGATGACGCTACGCTCTTCCAGGACATGACCGAAGATCATGATGATCGGCAGCAGCGCGGCCGTCAGCAGGTCACCCGTCGCCCAGGCGCCAAGCATGGCCAGGGCAATCAGTTGATCGGTAATGCCGTGCAGACTTGGATAGCGAAGGCTGTACCACGCCGAGCGCATCACCGGCACGGCGACCAACAAAGAAGCAACACCCAACAGCAACTGGCTGACCCCGGTTTGCTCCGGCACCAGCCAACGCCAGATCAGACCGAGACCAAGAAGGCCCAGCGCGAGCATGGCTAACGTCAATTGACGTGCAGCGCGGCGTTGTTCGGCCGAGGACAACAAGCTCGGTGCGGCGGTCGTCGCAGTCATTTACTGGCTCCCTGAATGATCAGGCGGGAATCGTCTTTCGGGTCGACCGTGGTGACCGATCCGGCCTGACCGAGAATCTTCGGCATGCGCTCGCGGTAAAGGCGCAGGAGCAATTGCGGATCGGTAGTTTTGGCCAGGCTCGACACTGTGGCCGTGTCGGCCGAGGCTTTGGCCAAGCGCTCACCAGCCTGCGCGTGAGCTACCTGCAACGTGCGGTCGGCTTGTTCGTTGGCAGTCTGGGTAAGTTTCTCGGCGTCGGTGCGTGCATTGGCCACCGCTTTGTCGGCCTGCTGACTGGCGGTCAGCACCGCATTAAAAGCGCTGACCGCCGGATCCGGCAGACTCGATTGCACATCGACTCGCGCCACTTCGATGCCGATGCCCTGCCCGCTTGCCTTCAGCGCGGCCAAGCGTTTGTTGATGCCCTGGACCAGATCACCACGAAGTTTTTCACGACGTTCAGCGGCCTGGTTGTCAGCGCCGATCAACTCCGGGCGAGCAACCAGAATGGTGTCCAGATCACGTGAGGCCGTCAGTGCCACCGCACTGCGGGTGACCAATCGGTCCAATGCCGGCAACACATGATCGCCTTGCAACACGAAATCGTAAGGGTCGGTGACTTTGTAGAACACCCGTACATCCAGTTGTACGACGCCGGCATCACCGGTCAATAAATAACCAGATCCGGCCAAGGCATCGCTCAGCGGTGTGGCGAAGGAAGCGACCCGATCCGCCTTCAGCGCCTCATCGCTGCGCAACAGATTATCGACGCGACGCTCGATCACCCGATCAGCTGCGGGCAGCAAAATCACCTGCTCGAATGGCTGCGGCCAGGCCAACAGCAGACCGGCATTCTGGATGCGATCCAGCGCGCCGAAATGCAACACCACCGCGCGATTCTGCGGATCAATTTGCCGAACATTGGAAAACACCCAAGCCAATGCGGCGAGGATCGTCACCGCGTACAAGGCAAAGAATGCCAACCGCCCAGCCTGAATCCACGGACTGTTCAGCGCATGTGTTCCACGTGGAACTTCTTCACTCATGGTTGCGATCCGGTTTTGCTGTCGAGTGTCGGCGGGCCATCGACCAATACGCGGAATGGCGCGGCGTCGGTACGCAGAATCAGTTTGGTGTCAGGCGTGACGATGGTGCCGAGGGTGTCCAGCGAACGCAGCAAGTTGTAGAGCTGCGGTGAACTGGCGTATGCACGACCATAAATCTGCGCCGCTTCGACGCGCGATTGCGCTTCGATTTCTGCCGCTTTTACCGTCGCGTCAGCCTGCACGATTCGCGCATCGCGCTCGGCTGCGGAACGGATTTGCGCGGCCTCACGTTTGCCGATGGCCGTGCGTTCAGTGGCGATTGTTTCACGCTCGGCGCGCATGCGATCGACCGTGGCAGTGAGCGTCACCGACGGCAAGGTCAAACGCTCTATGCCGACTTGCACAACCCGCACGCCATATGTCGCGAGCAATTGCTGATCGATCTGTTGACGTAGCTGCGCTTCAAAATCGGCGATACGCACCTGACGGGCATCAGTGTTCACCAGATTCGCCAGATCAAAACTGCTCGCGGTGGTTTCCAGCGCCGAACCGACAAAAGTACGAATCTGCCGCGCCGCTTCGTCCGGTTGATTCTGCACGGCGCGCATAAAACGCTGCACATTGTCCGCGTCGCCCTGCACCTGCCACGCCACGTAGGCCTGCACAATGATGCGCAATCCATCACGGGTGCCGACATCCTGCAAGCCACTGGACGTCGTGCGCAGACGCAGGTCCACCGGAATCGCCGCCTCGAACGGCGCCGGCCAGCGCCAGCTCAAACCCGGATCAAGCAACACCCGCGCTGGGTTACCAAACCGCGTAATAACTGTGGCTTCACCGGAGCGAACCTGCACCAGGCTCGCCGCCGCAATGGCAAACACCACCAACAAGACTGCCCAGCCCATCCGCCGCCAAGGAAAAGGCCCGGCCTCTTCCGGCGCACCGTGATGATGTCCGTGGTGATGGTGATGCCCGCCGTGACCGTGATCGTGGCCGCTGTGGTCATGATGATCGTGTGTGTGCGACTGGCTCAATGGGCGACTCCTGGTTGAGCGTTGGTGCGCGCGGGCGTCGGGTCAGCCGGCAGCGTGAACGTACGCAGGTCAATGGTCGGTGCATTGCTGCTGCCGCCCAGACGGTGGTCGAGGATCAACAATTTGGCTTTGCTCAGGCCTTGGCTGAGCTCGCCGAGGTATTGCTCCAGCACAAAGGCCTGGCCGGCGCTGGCGTAGGCTTTTTGCTCGGCGCCGAATCGCAGATCCGCTGCTTGCGCCGTGGCACGGGTTTCCCGCGCATTGGCGCTGGCCTGATCGCGAGCCAGGCTGGCCTGCAATTGCGCCTGATTACTCGCTTCAGCTGCCGCACCACGCTCGCGGGAAATCAATGCCTGCGCGCCGATCTGCGCGGCTTGCACACCGTGATAGGCATTGGCGGCACCGGCCGGGGGATGAATGGCCTCGACGACCGTGGCAAGGATCTCCACGCCGCTGTTAAGTTTTTCCAGATCACTCTGCACCGCGCGACCAATCTCCTCGCCCAGCCCTACCCGGTCTTGGCCGAGTAAACCGTCCAGCGTGCGCGAGGCGAAGTCATGTACCAGAATTCGGCTGGCGGTGCTGCGGATCAGCGTCGGCACATCCGCACTGTTGTACGTCGCGGCCAGTGCGGCCAGATCGCTCAGGCCGATGCGATAGACGAAACGCACGTCCATGTTGACGATCTGGAAGCTCTGCTGGTCGCCACGGCTGCTGGCAATAACTTGCGATTTGTCGTTGACGTGACTGGCGTCCCACAGACGGTTGGCGGTCACTGGTGCCGGGCCTTCAGCAGGGTCGGCTTGCAGCGGTATCGCATTCTCGCCGACGCTGGTGGCCAGTTCATGCACCACGCCATTTTCAACGATCAACACCCGCCCCAGCGGCCAAGGCAAACCGCTGTGCAACCCCGGACCGAATACCTGAACCGGTTTTCCAAAGCGCTCATAAATTCCTCGGCCCTGCAGCGGAATTTCATGAATACCGGTGAGCAACCAGCCCACTGCCGCGACCAGCGCCAACACCGGTAAAAAGGCGCGGCGCATGTAACTGAACGCCCAGATCTGGCGCAGATCGATGCCAAAACGGTTGCGCAATTCATGCTGCAGCGCGAGTAAAGGTTGTGGTGGCCAACGCAGCATATCGGCGACAAAACTGCGCGCCAGCAGTGTCGGCTCAAGCAGTTCACGGCGAGGACTGAAAATGGAAAGAACGGCGCGCAATAGCAACTCGATCGCAACCAATCCCGGCAAGATACCGATCAACACAGCAACGCGAACTGGCCATATGGCGTTGTCGCCAGCGAACAGCAAACACAGCGCGCCCAGCACCAGACTGATGATCGCCACACGCGTCAGTTGCGCGAGTGAACCCGCTTCGGGCCATTGCGCCGGGTTTTCCTGGGCCAGTTGCCGCTCCAACACCAGCAAGCCGAACGCCAGCAACAACGCTAACGCTGCACCCACCGTAGCGGATAAACCCATGGCGGCGGCCGGCAACGCCAGATTCCACGCCTGGTCGATACTCAGCACCACCAAAAGCGCCCAGCCACCCAACCACAGCGTCGCCGCACCGATCTGGCCGAGCAGGTGCAGGCTGCGTTGGCTCAAACGGTCCAGCAGCCGCTCATACCAACCCTGCGGCGCAGAATGTTCTTCCACGGCAAGCGGTGCCGGCGCAACAGGATTGATCACCTGCACCCGCCAACGCGTCACCCACCGCGCCGATTGCAGCCCGGCCACCAGCACCAGCAATGCCGCACTCTGATTGACCAACAGCGGCAGCCACAATGACTGCGGGGCAAACAGCCCGACAAAAAATGCCAGCACCCAGCCTGCCCCGGCCAATCCGCCGAAGCCGATTGCCCATCGTCGCAGACGACGGCTCTGCGCGGCCGCCTGCTGAAAGCGCGGCAGTGCGGTCACTTGCGTGCCATCCACTTCCAGATCGACTTGCATATCACCCCAAATTCATCAGCCCACACTGCATAGCGTTACGATATAACGAAAAGCGTGAAATATTCGTACACAATTGCGCTTATTCAAAGACGCCGATCCTGTCGCTTGCCTGAAGCCTTGACCGAAAAGCCGTGAAACGCACATATTACGTTCGTAATTTTCATCCGGAACTACTTTTAGCGATCCGCACTCTTCAATCAGGAGCAAGCGCATGAGCAACTATGACGTGATCATTCTGGGCGGTGGCCCCGGTGGTTATAACGCGGCGATCCGCGCCGGCCAGTTGGGCCTCAAGGCCGCTTGCGTCGAAGGCCGGGCGACCCTCGGCGGCACCTGCCTGAACGTCGGCTGCATGCCGTCAAAAGCGTTGTTGCATGCTTCAGAGCTTTACGATGCGGCGATGGGGGCGGAGTTCGCCAACCTCGGCATCGAGGTCAAACCGACGCTCAACCTCGCGCAAATGATGAAACAGAAAGACGAGAGCGTGGCCGGCCTGACCAAAGGCATCGAGTTTCTGTTTCGCAAGAACAAGGTCGACTGGATCAAGGGCTGGGGCCATATCGACGGCCCCGGCAAGGTCACGGTGACCGACGATCAGGGTGGCAAAGTCAAGCTGACCGCCAAGGACATCATCATCGCCACCGGCTCTGAACCCACTCCCCTGCCCGGCGTCGAGATCGACAACAAACGTATCCTCGATTCGACCGGCGCGCTTTCCCTGAGCGAGGTGCCAAAGCATCTGGTGGTGATCGGCGCGGGCGTGATCGGTCTGGAATTGGGCTCGGTATGGCGGCGGCTCGGCGCGCAGGTCACCGTGGTCGAATACCTCGACCGCATCTGCCCGGGCGTCGATGGCGAGGCCGGCAAAACCCTGCAACGCGCGCTGAGCAAACAGGGCATCGCCTTCAAGCTGAGTTCGAAAGTCACCAGCGCCACTTCTTCCGTCAACGGTGTACAGCTCAGCGTCGAGCCGGCCGCTGGCGGCACTGCCGAGTTGCTGGAAGCCGATTACGTGCTGGTAGCCATCGGCCGCCGCCCGTACACCCAGGGCCTCGGTCTGGAGAACGTCGGCCTGAGCACCGACAAACGCGGCATGCTCGCCAACAAACAGCACCGTACCGAAGCCGCTGGGGTCTGGGTAATCGGCGACGTGACCTCCGGGCCGATGCTCGCGCACAAGGCCGAAGACGAAGCGATGGCCTGCGTCGAGCAAATCCACGGCAAGGCCGGCGAGGTCAATTACGAGCTGATCCCCAACGTGATCTACACCCGACCGGAGCTGGCCAGCGTCGGCAAGACTGAAGAACAACTCAAGGCTGAAGGACGCGCCTACAAGGTCGGCAAATTCCCCTTCACCGCCAACAGCCGGGCGAAGATCAACCACGAGACCGAGGGGTTCGCCAAAGTCCTCGCTGATGAGCGCACCGATGAAGTCCTCGGCGTGCATCTTGTGGGGCCGA encodes:
- the cfaB gene encoding C17 cyclopropane fatty acid synthase CfaB — translated: MLAQLPPALQNLQLPLRLRLWDGHEFNLGPAPSVTIVVKDPQMVSQFTHPSLDALGAAFVEGKLELEGSISEVIRVCDELSNALLGEDDDNQPVRSVHDKETDAKAISYHYDLSNAFYQLWLDSDMAYSCAYFETGSESLEQAQQAKFRHLCRKLRLQPGDYLLDVGCGWGGLARYAAREFGAKVFGITLSKEQLELARERVKAEGLEDQIELQLLDYRDLPQDGRFDKVVSVGMFEHVGHANLAEYCKTLFGAVKEGGLVMNHGITAKHTDGRPVGRGAGDFIEKYVFPNGELPHLAMISAEISEAGLEIVDVESLRLHYARTLDHWSERLEDNLEAAGKLVPDQALRIWRLYLAGCAYAFARGWINLHQILAVKAHADGSHELPWTRDDIYNP
- a CDS encoding DNA-binding domain-containing protein, producing the protein MRLKEWQLAFEAFLLEEHPSASPRLRESLTGGPTLDVGTGLSIYQHAYKARLLEVLRNDFPTTLNWLGDDEFDRLAMAYIRQSPSAHFSLRWLGKGFEGFVREHLVPEQSAPLAELIALEWAFTLAFDAPAAEPVTIDAMAALAAEEWPELRVRAVPSSQWLECRFNSLSLWRAVKEESEFPDSMALEIPQICLIWRSQLICSYRSLDPAQATALNGLLKDGWSFSELCVELAVTYGEGAPLQAVTWLKQWIQDGLLERLQR
- a CDS encoding DUF692 domain-containing protein, which gives rise to MSVSLPFLGYGLGLRSAYYQQILEQSPDVDWFEVVSENFMVQGGKALYYLDAIAERYPLVMHGVSLSIGGPHALDPDYLNQLKQLAERVKPAWISDHLCWSRGNAHQLHDLLPLPYTEESLDYIAARVMQVQDILQRPLVLENVSSYVRGASDDFTEWEFLALLSRVSGCELLLDVNNVYVSSRNHGFDPWAFISTLPIDKVRQLHLAGHSDYGDYVIDTHDHPVSDPVWALYQRTLEHFGPVATLLERDDHFPPFEALLDELQTARRLGNKVLAGRQQCA
- a CDS encoding membrane protein gives rise to the protein MTIKTAAAGAALALAAATMFAGVASNAMAADANVHCYGVNGCKGQNDCKTKDHACKGMGSCKGQGFKAMTQAACEKAGGKVGE
- a CDS encoding heavy metal translocating P-type ATPase: MTATTAAPSLLSSAEQRRAARQLTLAMLALGLLGLGLIWRWLVPEQTGVSQLLLGVASLLVAVPVMRSAWYSLRYPSLHGITDQLIALAMLGAWATGDLLTAALLPIIMIFGHVLEERSVIGSQEAIHALGQLTRSHARKVQADGSIIEVDNGTLKAGDTVEVRAGDRIPADGRVLSGQASLDTASITGESVPVEAGVGMSVFGGAINLDGLLRIEVTRTGGESTLGKVIALMQNAERSKPPITRLLERYAGSYMVLVLLLAAVTWFITHDAQAMLAVLVAACPCALVLSAPATAIAGVAVAARHGILIRSSAFLEELADLTSLVVDKTGTLTFGTLRLRSINNPRAESSLIIALAASLGAASSHPVSRALAGLVSQEESLPLSDIHERQGLGVVAMTAQGEAALGRPELFAQLGITTTTVPDHDGPIAGLALNGEFLAWLLLADTVKPEARFALDELRELGLGRQLLLTGDRQSVAQSLAKEVGLHEVEAQALPEDKLNRVLKEIDNGFRPMVVGDGINDSLALKAGVVGVAMGAGGADIALASADIVLIGSDLRRLGTCVRLSRQCRRTLQVNVIIGLSWTLAIVVFAAFGWLGAAGAMIAALLHNLSTLLVLGNAGRLLRFQEPLLKLRKDL
- a CDS encoding protease modulator HflK codes for the protein MSEEVPRGTHALNSPWIQAGRLAFFALYAVTILAALAWVFSNVRQIDPQNRAVVLHFGALDRIQNAGLLLAWPQPFEQVILLPAADRVIERRVDNLLRSDEALKADRVASFATPLSDALAGSGYLLTGDAGVVQLDVRVFYKVTDPYDFVLQGDHVLPALDRLVTRSAVALTASRDLDTILVARPELIGADNQAAERREKLRGDLVQGINKRLAALKASGQGIGIEVARVDVQSSLPDPAVSAFNAVLTASQQADKAVANARTDAEKLTQTANEQADRTLQVAHAQAGERLAKASADTATVSSLAKTTDPQLLLRLYRERMPKILGQAGSVTTVDPKDDSRLIIQGASK
- the hflC gene encoding protease modulator HflC, yielding MSQSHTHDHHDHSGHDHGHGGHHHHHGHHHGAPEEAGPFPWRRMGWAVLLVVFAIAAASLVQVRSGEATVITRFGNPARVLLDPGLSWRWPAPFEAAIPVDLRLRTTSSGLQDVGTRDGLRIIVQAYVAWQVQGDADNVQRFMRAVQNQPDEAARQIRTFVGSALETTASSFDLANLVNTDARQVRIADFEAQLRQQIDQQLLATYGVRVVQVGIERLTLPSVTLTATVDRMRAERETIATERTAIGKREAAQIRSAAERDARIVQADATVKAAEIEAQSRVEAAQIYGRAYASSPQLYNLLRSLDTLGTIVTPDTKLILRTDAAPFRVLVDGPPTLDSKTGSQP
- a CDS encoding protease modulator HflK, with amino-acid sequence MQVDLEVDGTQVTALPRFQQAAAQSRRLRRWAIGFGGLAGAGWVLAFFVGLFAPQSLWLPLLVNQSAALLVLVAGLQSARWVTRWRVQVINPVAPAPLAVEEHSAPQGWYERLLDRLSQRSLHLLGQIGAATLWLGGWALLVVLSIDQAWNLALPAAAMGLSATVGAALALLLAFGLLVLERQLAQENPAQWPEAGSLAQLTRVAIISLVLGALCLLFAGDNAIWPVRVAVLIGILPGLVAIELLLRAVLSIFSPRRELLEPTLLARSFVADMLRWPPQPLLALQHELRNRFGIDLRQIWAFSYMRRAFLPVLALVAAVGWLLTGIHEIPLQGRGIYERFGKPVQVFGPGLHSGLPWPLGRVLIVENGVVHELATSVGENAIPLQADPAEGPAPVTANRLWDASHVNDKSQVIASSRGDQQSFQIVNMDVRFVYRIGLSDLAALAATYNSADVPTLIRSTASRILVHDFASRTLDGLLGQDRVGLGEEIGRAVQSDLEKLNSGVEILATVVEAIHPPAGAANAYHGVQAAQIGAQALISRERGAAAEASNQAQLQASLARDQASANARETRATAQAADLRFGAEQKAYASAGQAFVLEQYLGELSQGLSKAKLLILDHRLGGSSNAPTIDLRTFTLPADPTPARTNAQPGVAH
- the lpdA gene encoding dihydrolipoyl dehydrogenase, with amino-acid sequence MSNYDVIILGGGPGGYNAAIRAGQLGLKAACVEGRATLGGTCLNVGCMPSKALLHASELYDAAMGAEFANLGIEVKPTLNLAQMMKQKDESVAGLTKGIEFLFRKNKVDWIKGWGHIDGPGKVTVTDDQGGKVKLTAKDIIIATGSEPTPLPGVEIDNKRILDSTGALSLSEVPKHLVVIGAGVIGLELGSVWRRLGAQVTVVEYLDRICPGVDGEAGKTLQRALSKQGIAFKLSSKVTSATSSVNGVQLSVEPAAGGTAELLEADYVLVAIGRRPYTQGLGLENVGLSTDKRGMLANKQHRTEAAGVWVIGDVTSGPMLAHKAEDEAMACVEQIHGKAGEVNYELIPNVIYTRPELASVGKTEEQLKAEGRAYKVGKFPFTANSRAKINHETEGFAKVLADERTDEVLGVHLVGPSVSEMIGEFCVAMEFSASAEDIALTCHPHPTRSEALRQAAMNVEGMATQM